Proteins found in one Methylosinus sp. PW1 genomic segment:
- a CDS encoding glycosyltransferase, whose translation MTKQAIALLPQKDVAIEDGRFFSLSKEPWLRVEGDFGARPFVEIVFRASLLDDPVRPVLRFVTKDRVIDRILPGPVAGAGVWIGALPRGARAILISPTNRPGAFGFAIESLRPVGLVEALARVWRRKPAKLWSYFLPTLFGYRAEAESAIDWASNFEPLDAFENWRARRARPFEPAGLDAPRGAPGGAPRFAILLSGAEATPEQWARTLASIERQSYPSPARLARSEAELLPLLAEADFVAHLRAGDELADHAFAALAARIARAPQTKLIYADELLRTESGLRPRFAPDWSPTLAAARPYFGRCAFYAASTLASESIDAAMRKAPFRLAREEIAHLRRWLLTRDEESEPPIVTPPAPAEPAPSVSIILLTRDRADLLAPCVESVLRLSTHPSFELVIVDNGSLEPETFAIFEKAKKDPRVRVLSRPEPFNFARLNNDAVRASRGEVVLFLNNDTVVVSPDWLETLGRRAMAPQTGAVGALLLYPDGRIQHAGVTIGLGQDAGHFGALVAPEAPSWLGRAGLPHECSAVTAACMALERRKFDVVGGFDEINLPIEFNDTDLCLRLADRDWTSLYEPAARLLHYESASRGSARFRPMSVYAKERDYFRDRWRDAIRDDPYYHPALSLYSRQPALW comes from the coding sequence TTGACGAAGCAGGCAATCGCGCTCCTTCCGCAAAAGGACGTCGCCATTGAGGACGGCCGCTTCTTCTCGCTCTCGAAGGAGCCCTGGCTGCGCGTGGAGGGCGACTTCGGCGCGCGTCCTTTCGTCGAGATCGTCTTTCGCGCGAGCCTGCTCGACGATCCTGTGCGGCCGGTGCTGCGCTTCGTGACGAAAGATCGCGTCATCGATCGCATTCTCCCCGGCCCCGTGGCCGGCGCCGGCGTCTGGATCGGCGCGCTGCCCCGCGGCGCGCGCGCGATTCTCATCAGCCCCACCAACAGGCCGGGCGCTTTCGGCTTTGCGATCGAGAGCTTGCGGCCGGTCGGCCTCGTCGAGGCGCTCGCCCGGGTCTGGCGCCGCAAGCCCGCGAAGCTCTGGTCCTATTTCCTGCCCACGCTCTTCGGCTATCGCGCGGAGGCGGAGAGCGCGATCGATTGGGCGAGCAATTTCGAGCCGCTCGACGCGTTCGAGAATTGGCGCGCGCGCCGCGCCCGTCCCTTCGAGCCCGCGGGCCTGGACGCGCCGCGCGGCGCGCCGGGCGGCGCGCCGCGCTTCGCCATTCTCCTCTCCGGCGCTGAGGCGACCCCAGAGCAATGGGCGCGCACGCTCGCCTCTATCGAACGCCAATCCTATCCTTCGCCCGCACGCCTCGCGCGCAGCGAGGCCGAGCTGCTCCCACTTCTCGCGGAGGCGGATTTCGTCGCGCATCTGCGCGCGGGCGATGAATTGGCCGATCACGCCTTCGCCGCGCTCGCGGCGCGGATCGCGCGCGCTCCGCAGACGAAGCTGATCTACGCCGACGAGCTGCTGCGCACAGAGAGCGGGCTGCGGCCGCGCTTTGCGCCCGATTGGAGCCCGACGCTGGCGGCGGCGCGCCCCTATTTCGGCCGCTGCGCCTTCTACGCCGCCTCGACGCTCGCCTCAGAATCGATCGACGCGGCAATGCGCAAGGCGCCCTTCCGCCTCGCCCGCGAGGAGATCGCGCATCTGCGCCGCTGGCTGCTCACGCGCGACGAAGAATCGGAACCGCCGATCGTCACGCCGCCTGCACCCGCAGAGCCGGCGCCGAGCGTCTCCATCATATTGCTGACGCGCGACCGCGCCGATCTCCTCGCCCCTTGCGTCGAGAGCGTCTTGCGCCTCTCGACGCATCCGTCCTTCGAGCTCGTCATTGTCGACAATGGCAGCCTCGAGCCGGAGACCTTCGCCATTTTCGAAAAGGCGAAGAAAGACCCGCGCGTGCGCGTGCTGTCGCGCCCGGAGCCGTTCAATTTCGCACGCCTCAACAATGACGCCGTCCGCGCCTCGCGCGGCGAGGTCGTCCTCTTCCTCAACAATGACACGGTCGTCGTCAGCCCGGATTGGCTGGAGACGCTGGGGCGCCGGGCCATGGCGCCGCAGACGGGCGCCGTCGGCGCGCTGCTGCTCTATCCCGACGGCCGCATACAGCATGCGGGCGTCACCATAGGGCTCGGCCAGGACGCCGGCCATTTCGGCGCGCTGGTCGCGCCGGAGGCGCCCTCATGGCTCGGCCGCGCCGGCCTTCCGCATGAGTGCTCCGCCGTCACCGCCGCCTGCATGGCGTTGGAGCGCCGCAAATTCGACGTGGTCGGCGGTTTCGACGAGATCAATCTGCCGATCGAGTTCAACGACACCGATCTCTGCCTGCGTCTCGCCGACCGCGACTGGACGTCGCTCTATGAGCCGGCCGCGCGGCTGCTGCATTATGAATCGGCGTCCCGCGGCTCGGCCAGGTTTCGTCCGATGAGCGTCTATGCGAAGGAGCGCGACTATTTCCGCGACCGCTGGCGAGACGCCATTCGCGACGATCCCTATTATCATCCGGCTCTGTCGCTCTATTCGCGCCAACCGGCGCTCTGGTAG
- the hflK gene encoding FtsH protease activity modulator HflK, giving the protein MPWSSQGGGPRKPNDNGPWGQGPWGSGGPPGGGAPPDLEELLRRGQDGLRQMLPSGLGGRGIAILALLTVLAWLASGFYTVGPNEVGLNLIFGKYRGKTQAGLNYNLPSPIGTVIKLAVTDRNAVDIGFREQPAASRRGPLAPEAPEESLMLTGDENIADVKFRVFWQIDPAHPEDFAFNVANPPATVKAIAESAMREIIGQSQIQKILTADRKLIEPASQQLMQKVLDDYHSGVLVLQVLLLSVDPPASVIAAFRDVTAAQQDLQRLGNEAEAYANRVVPEARGASARILQEAEAYREQVVAEAQGQAARFDKIYDQYKKAPSVTRQRLYLETMERVLGGAEKVIIDEAPGSGSVVPYLPLPGFSAAQGGRK; this is encoded by the coding sequence ATGCCCTGGAGCAGTCAAGGCGGCGGCCCTCGCAAGCCGAACGACAATGGCCCTTGGGGCCAAGGACCCTGGGGTAGCGGCGGCCCGCCCGGCGGCGGTGCTCCGCCCGATCTCGAGGAGCTGCTGCGCCGCGGTCAGGACGGCCTGCGCCAGATGCTGCCGTCCGGCCTCGGCGGACGCGGAATCGCAATCCTCGCTCTGCTGACGGTGCTCGCCTGGCTCGCCAGCGGCTTCTACACGGTCGGGCCGAACGAGGTCGGGCTCAATCTGATCTTCGGCAAATATCGCGGCAAGACGCAGGCCGGCCTCAACTACAACCTCCCCTCGCCGATCGGGACGGTGATCAAGCTCGCCGTCACCGACCGCAACGCCGTGGACATCGGCTTTCGTGAGCAGCCGGCCGCCTCGCGCCGCGGCCCGCTCGCGCCCGAGGCGCCGGAAGAGAGCCTCATGCTCACCGGCGACGAGAATATCGCCGACGTCAAATTCCGCGTGTTCTGGCAGATCGATCCGGCCCATCCGGAGGATTTCGCCTTCAATGTCGCCAATCCGCCGGCGACGGTGAAGGCGATCGCCGAGAGCGCGATGCGCGAGATCATCGGCCAATCGCAGATTCAGAAGATTCTGACCGCCGACCGCAAGCTCATCGAGCCGGCCAGCCAGCAGCTGATGCAGAAGGTGCTGGACGATTATCACAGCGGCGTTCTGGTGCTGCAGGTGCTGCTGCTCTCGGTCGATCCGCCCGCCTCGGTCATCGCCGCCTTCCGCGACGTGACCGCCGCCCAGCAGGATCTCCAGCGGCTCGGCAATGAGGCCGAGGCCTACGCGAATCGCGTCGTGCCAGAGGCGCGCGGCGCCTCCGCCCGCATCTTGCAGGAGGCCGAGGCCTATCGCGAGCAGGTGGTCGCCGAGGCGCAAGGCCAGGCAGCCCGCTTCGACAAAATCTACGACCAATATAAGAAAGCGCCCTCGGTGACGCGCCAGCGCCTCTATCTCGAGACGATGGAGCGCGTGCTCGGCGGCGCCGAGAAGGTCATCATCGACGAGGCGCCGGGGAGCGGCTCGGTCGTTCCCTATCTTCCCCTGCCCGGCTTCTCCGCGGCGCAAGGAGGCCGCAAGTGA
- a CDS encoding outer membrane protein: protein MKKSLLAASALALAVSAGSALAADLPSKKAAPLLPPPPPPALWTGFYVGLNAGYTWDESSSVTVASGSLAPFNPIVGIAGSGVLGTSVDGFIGGGQIGYNYQFSNVFVAGIEADIQGVAGSNSGVSSVAAFGPLTSTISASKSIDYLGTVRGRLGYLVTPSLLVYGTGGLAYGQANLSSSVFQAVGGLVGTSSSAFSDTRVGWTAGGGVEWLFLPKWSAKVEYLYYDLGTVSTSGVIGFTGIAAPVATTATSARFNGHVVRAGVNYHFNLFSPAAAPVVAKY from the coding sequence ATGAAAAAGTCTTTGCTCGCCGCCTCCGCGCTCGCGCTGGCCGTTTCCGCGGGCTCGGCGTTGGCTGCCGACCTGCCGTCCAAGAAGGCTGCCCCCCTGCTGCCGCCCCCGCCGCCGCCGGCTCTGTGGACCGGCTTCTACGTCGGCTTGAACGCTGGCTACACCTGGGACGAGAGCAGCTCGGTGACGGTGGCTTCCGGCTCGCTGGCTCCCTTCAACCCGATCGTCGGCATCGCCGGCTCGGGCGTGCTCGGCACCAGCGTCGACGGCTTCATCGGCGGTGGCCAGATCGGCTACAACTATCAGTTCTCTAACGTCTTCGTCGCCGGCATCGAGGCCGACATTCAGGGCGTCGCCGGCAGCAACAGCGGCGTGTCCTCGGTCGCGGCTTTCGGCCCGCTGACCTCGACGATCAGCGCTTCGAAGTCGATCGACTACCTCGGCACCGTCCGCGGCCGTCTCGGCTATCTCGTCACCCCCTCGCTGCTCGTCTACGGCACGGGCGGTCTCGCCTATGGCCAGGCCAATCTGAGCAGCAGCGTCTTCCAGGCTGTCGGCGGTCTCGTCGGCACCTCGTCGAGCGCCTTCTCCGACACCCGCGTGGGCTGGACGGCCGGCGGCGGCGTCGAGTGGCTGTTCCTGCCGAAGTGGAGCGCCAAGGTCGAATATCTCTATTACGATCTCGGCACTGTCTCGACCTCGGGCGTGATCGGCTTCACGGGCATCGCAGCTCCGGTCGCCACCACCGCCACCTCGGCTCGCTTCAACGGCCATGTCGTTCGCGCCGGCGTGAACTACCACTTCAACCTGTTCAGCCCGGCCGCTGCTCCGGTCGTCGCCAAATACTGA
- a CDS encoding Do family serine endopeptidase — protein MTSAASVSLFTALRRALAAGLVGALVSLPLAATPARAKGPDSLADLAASVQDAVVNISATQTVDPKRQSKDAAPNGQPSTPFDELFEEFLKRRQQQGQGGPELPRQRKSASLGSGFVIDASGIVITNNHVIADANEVTVIFTDGQKLKAEVIGKDQKVDVAVLKVKPEKPLKAVKFADSDKARVGDWVLAVGNPFGLGGSVTAGIVSARNRNIDSGPYDNYIQTDASINKGNSGGPLFNLDGEVIGINTAILSPSGGSVGIGFATPANTVQPVVEQLQKFGETRRGWLGVRIQNVDDTIAENLGIGQTRGALVAGVDDKGPSKTAGLKAGDVIIKFDGKAIKESRDLPKLVAATPVGKEVEVLIVRNGKEQTKSIKLGRLEDGEKLASNDSPKSENIEKTAAQKALGLELSSLSDELRNRFQIKENVKNGVIITGVDPRSDAAEKRLQAGEILLEINQEPVADPADAVKKVKALKDGGKKSALLIVANAQGDTHFVALTLD, from the coding sequence ATGACATCTGCCGCGTCCGTTTCGCTTTTCACGGCGCTGAGGCGCGCCCTCGCCGCGGGGCTCGTCGGCGCGCTCGTCTCCCTCCCGCTGGCGGCGACGCCGGCGCGCGCCAAGGGACCCGATTCGCTGGCCGATCTGGCCGCATCGGTGCAGGACGCGGTGGTCAACATCTCCGCCACTCAAACCGTCGACCCGAAGCGGCAGTCCAAGGACGCCGCTCCGAACGGCCAGCCCTCGACGCCCTTCGACGAATTGTTCGAGGAATTCCTCAAGCGCCGCCAGCAGCAGGGCCAGGGCGGCCCGGAGCTGCCGCGCCAGCGCAAATCCGCCTCGCTCGGCTCTGGCTTCGTCATCGACGCCTCCGGGATCGTCATCACCAACAACCACGTCATCGCGGACGCCAATGAGGTGACGGTCATCTTCACCGATGGGCAGAAGCTCAAGGCGGAGGTGATCGGCAAGGACCAGAAGGTCGATGTGGCGGTGCTGAAGGTGAAGCCCGAGAAGCCGCTGAAGGCGGTGAAATTCGCCGACAGCGACAAGGCCCGCGTCGGCGATTGGGTGCTCGCGGTCGGCAATCCCTTCGGCCTCGGCGGCTCGGTGACGGCCGGCATCGTCTCGGCCCGCAACCGCAATATCGACAGCGGCCCCTACGACAATTACATCCAGACCGACGCCTCGATAAACAAAGGCAATTCCGGCGGCCCGCTGTTCAATCTCGACGGCGAGGTGATCGGCATCAACACCGCCATTCTATCCCCCTCGGGCGGCTCCGTCGGCATCGGCTTCGCGACCCCGGCCAATACGGTGCAGCCGGTCGTCGAGCAGCTGCAGAAGTTCGGCGAGACGCGGCGCGGCTGGCTCGGCGTGCGCATCCAGAATGTCGATGACACCATCGCCGAGAATCTCGGCATCGGCCAGACGCGCGGCGCGCTGGTCGCGGGCGTCGACGACAAAGGCCCTTCCAAGACCGCGGGGCTGAAGGCCGGCGACGTCATCATCAAATTCGACGGCAAGGCCATCAAGGAATCGCGCGATCTGCCCAAGCTCGTCGCCGCGACGCCGGTGGGCAAGGAGGTCGAGGTCCTCATCGTCCGCAACGGCAAGGAGCAGACGAAGTCGATCAAGCTCGGCCGCCTCGAGGATGGCGAGAAGCTCGCCTCCAATGATTCGCCCAAGAGCGAGAATATCGAGAAGACCGCCGCGCAAAAGGCGCTCGGCCTCGAGCTCTCCTCGCTTTCCGACGAGCTGCGCAACCGCTTCCAGATCAAGGAAAATGTGAAGAACGGCGTCATCATCACCGGCGTCGATCCGCGCTCCGACGCGGCGGAGAAGCGCCTGCAGGCCGGCGAGATATTGCTCGAGATCAATCAGGAGCCGGTCGCCGATCCCGCCGATGCGGTGAAGAAGGTGAAGGCGCTGAAGGACGGCGGCAAGAAATCGGCGCTTCTGATCGTCGCCAACGCCCAGGGCGACACGCATTTCGTCGCTCTGACGCTCGACTGA
- a CDS encoding FecR domain-containing protein, translating into MRRLSAALAVSAALASPASPVMAEPAIGSAATIEKDVRGEIAERAAAKLAVGDEIFAQEVLLTGTESRGKFVFQDRTDLQLGPSSRVKLDNFVYSGENGVTFNAAKGVFRFVSAPAGHKDYVVRTPNATIGVRGTAFGVRVVFGRTDVVLYDGAVEVCSILGGLCRTLASACTFVTVTGDFVTPPQPLGREDWSFDDSCGGAGQRAARTYRAGPVFYPGAGGLASGGGGGVGRPLVSPN; encoded by the coding sequence ATGCGTAGACTTTCCGCGGCGCTCGCGGTTTCGGCCGCGCTCGCGTCCCCCGCCTCGCCCGTGATGGCGGAGCCGGCGATCGGCTCGGCCGCCACCATCGAGAAGGACGTGCGCGGCGAGATCGCCGAGCGCGCCGCCGCCAAGCTCGCCGTCGGCGACGAGATTTTCGCGCAAGAGGTTCTGCTGACCGGAACCGAGAGCCGCGGAAAATTCGTCTTCCAGGACCGCACCGATCTGCAGCTCGGCCCCTCCTCCCGCGTCAAGCTCGATAATTTCGTCTATTCGGGCGAGAATGGCGTGACCTTCAACGCCGCCAAGGGCGTGTTCCGCTTCGTCAGCGCGCCGGCCGGCCACAAGGACTATGTCGTGCGCACGCCCAATGCGACGATCGGCGTGCGCGGCACCGCCTTCGGCGTCCGCGTCGTCTTCGGCCGCACCGATGTGGTTCTCTACGACGGCGCCGTCGAGGTCTGCTCGATTCTCGGCGGCCTGTGCCGGACGCTCGCCTCAGCCTGCACCTTCGTCACCGTCACCGGCGATTTCGTCACTCCGCCGCAGCCGCTCGGACGCGAAGATTGGAGCTTCGACGACAGCTGCGGCGGCGCCGGCCAGCGCGCCGCGCGGACCTATCGAGCCGGGCCGGTCTTCTATCCGGGCGCCGGGGGCCTCGCCTCGGGCGGCGGCGGGGGCGTCGGGCGCCCGCTCGTCAGCCCGAACTGA
- the hflC gene encoding protease modulator HflC yields the protein MKGSLALFGVLLALVALIAAGGALFTVTQTEQALVLRFGEPVAGRGLITEPGLHFKIPFIENVIFLDNRILDVESPNLEVLASDNQRLEVDSFIRYRIVDPLRFYQSVGGIAGANNQLASVLNSAVRRVLSEANQQQIVRDERAGLMVKIRQQANLEARKFGVDVVDARIRRVDLPQQISEKVYGRMQTERAREAAEYRAQGAEQAQKITAKADRDVIVLKAEAQRRADQLKGEGDAERNRIFAEAFGRDADFFSFYRSMQAYEAAFKTGDTRFLVSPRSDFFKFFGAPSAGKPIEEPTPPTPQKK from the coding sequence GTGAAGGGTTCTCTGGCTCTCTTCGGCGTTCTCCTCGCCCTCGTGGCGCTGATCGCGGCGGGCGGCGCGCTGTTCACCGTCACCCAGACGGAGCAGGCGCTGGTGCTGCGATTCGGCGAGCCGGTCGCCGGCCGCGGCCTCATCACCGAGCCCGGCCTGCATTTCAAGATTCCCTTCATCGAGAATGTGATCTTCCTCGACAATCGCATTCTCGACGTCGAGAGCCCCAATCTCGAGGTGCTCGCCTCCGATAATCAGCGGCTCGAGGTCGACAGCTTCATCCGCTACCGAATCGTCGATCCGCTGCGCTTCTACCAATCGGTGGGCGGCATAGCCGGCGCCAATAATCAGCTCGCCTCCGTGCTGAACTCGGCCGTCCGCCGCGTGCTGAGCGAGGCCAATCAGCAGCAGATCGTGCGCGACGAGCGCGCAGGGCTGATGGTGAAGATTCGTCAGCAGGCCAATCTCGAGGCGCGCAAGTTCGGCGTCGACGTCGTCGACGCCCGCATCCGCCGCGTCGATCTCCCGCAGCAGATTTCCGAGAAAGTCTACGGCCGCATGCAGACCGAGCGCGCCCGCGAGGCGGCGGAATATCGCGCGCAAGGCGCCGAGCAGGCGCAGAAGATCACCGCCAAGGCCGATCGCGACGTGATCGTGCTGAAGGCCGAGGCGCAGCGGCGGGCCGATCAGCTGAAGGGCGAAGGCGACGCCGAGCGCAACCGCATTTTCGCGGAGGCCTTCGGCAGGGACGCGGATTTCTTCTCCTTCTACCGCTCGATGCAGGCCTATGAGGCCGCCTTCAAAACGGGCGATACACGCTTCCTGGTCAGCCCGCGCTCGGATTTCTTCAAGTTTTTTGGCGCGCCCTCGGCCGGCAAGCCCATCGAGGAGCCGACGCCCCCGACGCCGCAAAAGAAATAG
- a CDS encoding glycosyltransferase family 1 protein, whose product MTRPIVYDATHLVSCGRAAGAAGIGRIDLSYAQHFAAHPRLSCGAHYGARGPHALAPSRLSRIVADVAPAAPDDSAEWTRLRGWLLGEEPTPIASAPAARDALGQFLWRAPLRLANDGPSPLPPNALYLNIAQHACEFPLLFRWLERRPDMRAVFFLHDLLPLDRPELFRRGYEALFRRRIDTILRHANALLTTSEAVAERLEREIVRKGARIPIHVEPPPSTQGEAMVARDEDLARCDYFVLVSTLEPRKNHLMLLNVWRALAAGPRPAPKLVLVGGRGWENEQTIGMLNRCEAIRPSVRWKSDLSDAALRRLLSNANALLMPSFAEGYGLPVVEALSLGTPAIVSDIPVFHEIARERALFLSPIDGLGWKRAIEDFSTTDSPRRLAAIDAARRFEAPNWTRYFERVEAFLDSL is encoded by the coding sequence ATGACGCGCCCGATCGTCTATGACGCGACTCATCTCGTGTCCTGCGGACGAGCTGCGGGCGCGGCCGGCATCGGGCGTATCGATCTCTCTTACGCCCAGCATTTCGCGGCGCATCCGCGCCTGTCCTGCGGCGCGCATTACGGCGCACGCGGCCCGCATGCGCTCGCGCCGTCTCGCCTCTCCCGAATCGTCGCCGATGTCGCGCCCGCTGCACCAGACGATTCGGCGGAATGGACGCGGCTCCGCGGCTGGCTGCTCGGCGAGGAGCCTACGCCGATCGCCTCGGCCCCTGCGGCGCGCGACGCTCTCGGCCAATTTCTCTGGCGCGCGCCGCTGCGTCTCGCCAATGACGGACCGAGCCCGCTGCCGCCAAATGCGCTCTATTTGAACATTGCGCAGCACGCCTGCGAGTTTCCGCTGCTGTTTCGGTGGCTGGAGCGACGGCCGGACATGCGCGCCGTCTTCTTCCTGCACGATCTTCTGCCGCTCGATCGGCCGGAGCTCTTCCGCCGTGGCTATGAGGCGCTGTTTCGTAGGCGAATCGACACGATCCTGCGCCACGCCAATGCGCTGCTGACGACGAGCGAAGCCGTCGCCGAGCGTCTCGAGCGCGAGATCGTGCGCAAAGGCGCGCGCATTCCGATTCATGTCGAGCCGCCGCCGTCGACGCAGGGCGAGGCCATGGTCGCGCGGGACGAAGATCTGGCGCGCTGCGATTATTTCGTGCTCGTCTCGACGCTGGAGCCGCGCAAGAATCACCTGATGCTGCTCAATGTCTGGCGCGCGCTGGCCGCAGGCCCGCGGCCGGCGCCCAAGCTCGTCCTCGTCGGCGGACGCGGCTGGGAGAATGAGCAGACCATCGGCATGCTGAATCGCTGCGAGGCGATCCGCCCCAGCGTTCGCTGGAAGAGCGATCTCTCCGACGCCGCGCTGCGCCGTCTGCTTTCCAACGCCAATGCGCTGCTGATGCCGAGCTTCGCGGAAGGCTATGGCCTGCCGGTGGTCGAGGCGCTCTCGCTCGGAACGCCGGCCATCGTCTCCGACATTCCCGTGTTTCACGAGATCGCGCGGGAGCGCGCGCTGTTTCTGTCGCCCATAGACGGGCTCGGCTGGAAGCGCGCGATCGAGGATTTCTCCACGACGGATTCCCCCCGCCGTCTCGCCGCCATCGACGCCGCGCGCCGATTCGAGGCGCCGAATTGGACGCGCTATTTCGAGCGTGTGGAAGCTTTTCTCGACAGTCTCTGA